Below is a window of Vibrio fortis DNA.
TCAGACACCCTTCTTTTTAACTTCCCGATCACCGAGCGCGTTAAGTTATCAGGTGGCGATATCAATGATTGCTACATGATTACCGATGGCAACGAGCGTTACTTCGTAAAAGTGAACCAAAGAGAGTTTATTAATAAGTTCGAAATTGAAGCTGAAAACCTACGATTGTTACGAAATACTTCCACAGTATATGTCCCAGAATTGGTACTGATAGGTACGACTAAAGAGTGTTCCTTTATTATCCTCAACTACCTACCGACCAAACCATTAGATACTGGCAACAACGGCTTTGACTTTGGCGTTTCGCTGGCCAAGCTCCATCTTTGGGGAGAACAGAAAGAATTTGGCTACGATCAAGACAACTACATAGGAAGTACCCTTCAGCCCAACCCGTGGCATAAAAAGTGGGGACGTTTTTTCTCTGAGCAACGTATAGGCTTCCAACTGCAACTACTTAAAGAGAAAGGCATCGAGTTCGGTGATATTGATGAGATTGTTGATGTTGTAAACACCAAGCTGTCTGGACACAATCCAACCCCTTCTCTACTACATGGCGACCTTTGGCATGGTAACGTTGCGACTTCAGCATTCGGCCCTATCTGCTATGACCCTGCGTGTTATTGGGGCGACCGAGAGTGTGATATTGCTATGTCTGAATTGTTTGGTGGTTTTCCAAAAGAGTTCTATCAAGGCTATCAGAGCGTCGCACCGCTCGACGTCGACTATAATGTTCGAAAAGACCTTTATAACTTGTACCATCTTCTCAATCATTGCAATCAGTTTGGCGGTAGTTATCTAGAACAAACAGAAGCGCATATTCAGAAGATTCTGGCTGTTTAAGTTGCTGTGAGGAGAATTGACTATGAACAATTACACTGAAAAGCACGTGTCTTGCCCACACTGCGGACACTCTATCGGGATAACACTTGATGCTTCAAATGGAAGCCAAGACTTTTATGATGACTGCCCTGCCTGTTGCAATGCCATTCATCTAGACATGCAAGTTGATGAAGTTAGGAACACCATCAACTTGTCGATTGACGCAGATGACGAACAAGTTTTCTAGTGCAGAATCAGAGCTACTGAGCTTTCCGATATTAAAAGAGCACGTACTGACGTGCTCTTTTTGATCCTGAAATCGTTAGAGTTCTTAGAAATGCTGACTTATTTGTTTTGGCTCGCCAATACACGCTCAACCGTGTCGACGATTGCTTGTGTTTGCGGGTCGAATTCGATATTCACTTGGTCGCCCACTTCTCTTCGTCCAAATAAAGTTCGATTGAGCGTTTCTGGGATAAGATGGACTGAGAAGCGGTTGTCCACTACTTCACCAATCGTCAGTGAACACCCGTCGATGCCGATATAACCTTTGCTCAACACGTACTTCATCGATTCTTGAGGCAGTTCAAACCAAATCGTTCGGTTGTTTTCTGTTTTAATGACGTCAACGATGTTGGCCATCAGAGAGATATGTCCCGACATGCTATGTCCGCCAATTTCATCACCAAATTTTGCTGCGCGCTCAACGTTAACCAAATCACCTTCTTTCAAACGACCTAGATTTGTCAGCCTTAGTGTTGCTTGCATTAAGTCAAAAGAAATTTGTGAACCGTTTATCTCTGTTACTGTTAAACAACAACCGTTGTGAGCCACAGACGCACCAATTGCTAGGCCTTGAGCCATCTCACCGTCCAGTTCGATAACATGAGTCTGGAACATCTCTTTCTTTTTTATAGCAACCAAGGTCGCCATACCTTGCACGATACCTGTAAACATAATATTCCCGTTTTGTGCCGTCACGTCACAGTTTTTCATAGCAGTTGTAGTGACATTTCTTTATTATTCGCCCAGTGGCGCATAACGATCAGTATCTCTGATTCAGTCTGAATGTCCATCCCTAAGTATCTAATCTTATTATCTTCTAGCTGGAGTCATTTGTGCATCGTTACAAAACAGAAGCATCAAACTTAATAAAACTTGCGACACCGGTATTGATTGCCTCTGTTGCCCAAACGGGTATGGGCTTTGTCGATACCGTCATGGCCGGTGGTGTCAGTGCAATTGACATGGCTGCGGTATCTATCGCTGCAAGTATTTGGTTGCCTTCTATTCTGTTCGGTGTCGGCTTGTTGATGGCTCTAGTTCCTGTGGTTGCACAGCTGAATGGTTCTGGTCGCCAAGAGAAAATCTCATTTGAGATTCAACAAGGCGCTGTTATGGCTTTGCTTATCTCGGTGCCAATCGTTGGTGTTTTGTTTCAAACCCAAGGCATTCTTAACTTGATGGATGTTGAGCCTTTGATGGCAGCAAAAACCAACGGTTACATGCATGCAGTAATGTATGCAGTACCTGCGTTCCTGTTGTTCCAGACTCTTCGAAGCTTTACAGATGGTATGTCACTAACCAAGCCAGCGATGGTTATTGGGTTCATAGGCTTACTGCTCAACATCCCACTTAACTGGATGTTCGTGTACGGCAAATTAGGAGCACCTGCGCTTGGCGGTGTGGGTTGTGGTGTTGCAACAGCCATCGTTTACTGGGTGATGTTCGCTCTCTTACTTGGCTATGTGATGACGTCAAAACGTTTAGCTAAAATTAACTTGTTTGGTCAGTTCCATAAACCACAATTAAAAGCTCAGATACGCTTGTTTAAACTTGGCTTCCCTGTCGCAGCGGCTCTATTTTTTGAAGTGACGTTATTTGCGGTTGTTGCGCTATTGGTCGCACCGCTTGGTCCTATGATCGTTGCCGCACACCAAGTTGCTATTAACTTCTCTTCTTTAGTGTTCATGTTACCAATGAGTGTTGGCGCGGCCGTAAGTATTCGTGTTGGGCATAAGCTCGGGGAAAACAGTACCGAAGGTGCAAAAATCGCAACGCATGTTGGTATTCTAGTCGGGTTAGCGATGTCGCTTTGTACTGCATTAATAACCGTTCTATTCCGAGAGCAGATTGCTCTTCTCTACACCGAAAACCAAGCTGTAATTACTATTGCTATGCAATTACTGTTGTTTGCAGCGGTTTACCAATGTACTGATGCGATTCAAGTGATAGCAGCGGGCGCACTCCGCGGCTACAAAGACATGCGTTCGATTTTCAATCGCACTTTCATTGCTTATTGGATTTTAGGTTTACCGCTTGGTTACATTCTAGGTATGACTGATTGGATTGTTGAGCCGATGGGCGCTCACGGTTTTTGGACAGGCTTTATTGTTGGCCTCTCTTCCGCAGCCTTGTTATTAGGACTGAGACTGCGTTGGATGCACAAGCAAGAAGACAGTGTGCAAATGGCCTTTAGCGAGCGCTAAGAGCGATATTCCTAGACTTCATGACAACAAAGAGCCCTGTACCAAGGGCTCTTTTAGTATTCGTCTTTCTCTCTAACAAAGCGGGCAAATTTGGGTTTCCCATTTTGCGTGAACCCATTGTAGCGGAAAGTGATTCGACTTCCGATTTGTGGTGGATCTAACCGCATCTCATCAGTGAACCCAGTACCAATATAGAATTGCACGCCTTTCTCTGTATGAACTAACAATGAGCCCATCATTCCCGAATACTTCCCAGTACCACTCTTATAGCCAACCACAATCGCTTCTGCATCATGATGACGTTTTAGTTTGAGAAGATCGTTGCTGCGTCCGCCTTGATAGCGACTAGTAATTTTTCTCAACATAATACCCTCACCCTTTTCGTTATCGATATTATCGAGTTGGGTATACAGCGCGGCTTCGCTCTCTATTGGGTAGTGTTCGACATAATGGATGTGTTTTCGATTGATTCGTTTGACCCAATCAATGATGTTGTAATAGCGCTTCTGGTAATCGCCCGCTGCACCTGGCATATCAAACAGCATGAACTCTATCTGACCCCAAGCTTGATCAACGGGTGTCGTATCCAGAACGGTTGACTGGACAATGTGAAACCGATCCCTTCCCGCCCAAAGCTCTCCTTCCAAACGTATTGGTGGTAATGGGTCTGTAAACCAAGAAGGCGCATAGATACGATTCCCATTTCTCGTATAAAGGTGCTGACCGTCCCAAATTGCCCTGACTCCATCAAGCTTTTCACTTTGCCAATACTCATTGATGTCGATGTGTTGATCGTAATGGTTGGCCAACATCACTTGATAGGTCGGTTGGATTCCTGCACTGAGGTGGGGTGAAAGAGCAAGCAAGGTGGCGATCGTCAATTTGTTTAAAGTCATTGTCATTCCATGATTGAACGTCCTTCTCCAATTTAAGAACCCCCTGCATTAACTTTCACTGCCTGAATGGTTCCGATGCGACACACTCACCAAAACTATAATCACCGTCGTTTCATTTTCATTTTGGATGTGTTGTTGCCCCCATGAAGCCCACTCTTTTTCATTCTCATATTGAGAAAACGCCATTTCCTATTCTGAGAAATACCAAACCATACAGCTAAACTATTGAAAATAATGGGAAATAAAATTGGCACAGAGTCTGCAATGTAAGAGAAAACTAAAAAAGAAAAGTAACAGCTTCAAGGAGAGACATCATGGAACTACGTAAAATTGAGCTAAACAATTCAACTCTAACTCTTTCAATCTTTGGCGACCTAGATGCTTCTGGCAGTCGCAAAGTACAACCAGACATCGATGATGTAATTACAAACGACCTTCATCCGGAAGTAGAGATCGACTTCAGTCAAGTTCAGTTTCTTGACTCATCAGGTGTTGGCGCGATTGTTTACATGTTCAAGCGACTAACGGAACGCGAACGTAATATGCGTTTAGAAAACGTAACAGGTCAACCACTGGAAATCATGAATCTGCTTCGAATCGGTCACGCGATCCCTGTTAACTCAAAAAAGGCTGCGAATTCATAAAGTTCCACTAAGCTAAAGATAGACATAACTATAATAAAAACTCAAAGGACGTTGGCATGAATAAATGGAATTACTACATAGCCCTTCCCCTGTCTGCCCTTGTTGTGGGTTGCAGCAGCTATCCAGAACATGGCACAGGAGGCTTGGCAGAAAGTTATGACTCAATTAATTATCAAAACGCCGATTTTTCTCCAGTAATGCCCGATGAGCCACTAGGCCCAGAGCATGGTCTGAGATTCGACTGGCAGTTAGCGAAACTTCATTTAGATTCCCTCATTCAAGAAGGTGCGCGTTGGTGTTTCCCTGCAGCGGTGGTTCAAGCGATAGAAAAGCAAAACCGCATTGCACGTGAGCTTCAAGGTGGCCTTCTTCTTGATGCCGCCAATGACCTAGTGATTCAGCGCAAACGCCTAAACGACTTAGAGACTCGCTTAGATTACGTAACTTCACAAGCGCGATGTGCTCCGCCTAAAAATGAATCCCAATTCAGATTGCAACTGTCCGTTATTGAACAGCTTTACGACTTACTCAATGTAGATAATCAGTTTGCTCGTAACTCCACGGAAGTTAACCCGAAATACATAGGTCACCTAGCCGAGGCAAGTGCGATCTTAAAAGATCATCCAACGCTAGATTTAATCGTGACAGGCCATGCTGACGCGACAGGTACTGAAGAATACAACGATAAGCTGGCTTTAGGCAGAGCTCAACAAGTAGAGCGTTACCTGACCATTTTCGGATTGAGCCCAACTCGCATTAAAGCAGTCTCTGTTGGTGAGACGGTGCCATTGTTCGAGGGTCAATCTGAAGGCACTCGTCTGACTAACCGCCGTGTGAGTATTGAGGTTGTCTCTCCAGATAATGCTGAAATGATGGGAGATTCGCTATGAAAACTCTAATCACTACGCTTCTATGCTTCTTTGCTTTCATCTTTACATCTGTACACGCGGAAGAGGAGTTCAGCGACGCAGTTCAAGTTGGTGACCTCATTCAAGTTAACGTACCTGGTGAAGAGAGCTTGAACAGAGGGTTCCAAGTTGATAAACGTGGACGCATTACGCTTCCAGAAGTGGGCGCTGTGTTTGTTGCTGGCTATGACAACCAACAATTAGAGAAAGTGGTCATTGACGCTCTAAGCACAACTTATCGTGACCTTTCGACAGCGACGGTATTTATCAAAGAACAACAAATCCTAATTTCTGTGCAAGGCTATGTAGAACAGCCCGGCGAATATACATTATCGCTTGGCTCTAGCGTTCAAATGGCGTTATACGCGGCTGGCGGTTTAAGACCAGGTGCGCAGTTGGACAAATTGATTCTTAAACGTGGTGCGGATAGAAAAGAGTTTAACTATAAACGCTTTCTAGACTCGGGCGATGATTCTCAGTTACCCCAATTACAATCCCTAGATTCGATCTTCGTACCTGCGTCTCCACTCGTCGGCAACATTGAGCAAGAGTTTGATGCGGCCAAGCTTGCTAACTCTGGTGACAGTGCCGACTCTCGCAACTCAATCAAAGTGTTCGGTGAAGTAAATGCACCAGGCTCTTTTGCCTACAAAGATAATACCGATCTTGTTGATGTGATCATGCGTTCTGGCGGCGTAACTCGTTACGCGGGCGTTGAACAGATTCGAGTTATCTCAAACAACACACCCACCCTATTCAACCTAAAACAGTACTTGGATTCGGGCGATGAATCCCTGCTGCCTGTGTTACGTCCTGGTTCAACAATCTTTGTAC
It encodes the following:
- a CDS encoding OmpA family protein; the protein is MNKWNYYIALPLSALVVGCSSYPEHGTGGLAESYDSINYQNADFSPVMPDEPLGPEHGLRFDWQLAKLHLDSLIQEGARWCFPAAVVQAIEKQNRIARELQGGLLLDAANDLVIQRKRLNDLETRLDYVTSQARCAPPKNESQFRLQLSVIEQLYDLLNVDNQFARNSTEVNPKYIGHLAEASAILKDHPTLDLIVTGHADATGTEEYNDKLALGRAQQVERYLTIFGLSPTRIKAVSVGETVPLFEGQSEGTRLTNRRVSIEVVSPDNAEMMGDSL
- a CDS encoding fructosamine kinase family protein, translated to MWQAISQQLSDTLLFNFPITERVKLSGGDINDCYMITDGNERYFVKVNQREFINKFEIEAENLRLLRNTSTVYVPELVLIGTTKECSFIILNYLPTKPLDTGNNGFDFGVSLAKLHLWGEQKEFGYDQDNYIGSTLQPNPWHKKWGRFFSEQRIGFQLQLLKEKGIEFGDIDEIVDVVNTKLSGHNPTPSLLHGDLWHGNVATSAFGPICYDPACYWGDRECDIAMSELFGGFPKEFYQGYQSVAPLDVDYNVRKDLYNLYHLLNHCNQFGGSYLEQTEAHIQKILAV
- a CDS encoding CPXCG motif-containing cysteine-rich protein; the protein is MNNYTEKHVSCPHCGHSIGITLDASNGSQDFYDDCPACCNAIHLDMQVDEVRNTINLSIDADDEQVF
- a CDS encoding DNA ligase codes for the protein MTLNKLTIATLLALSPHLSAGIQPTYQVMLANHYDQHIDINEYWQSEKLDGVRAIWDGQHLYTRNGNRIYAPSWFTDPLPPIRLEGELWAGRDRFHIVQSTVLDTTPVDQAWGQIEFMLFDMPGAAGDYQKRYYNIIDWVKRINRKHIHYVEHYPIESEAALYTQLDNIDNEKGEGIMLRKITSRYQGGRSNDLLKLKRHHDAEAIVVGYKSGTGKYSGMMGSLLVHTEKGVQFYIGTGFTDEMRLDPPQIGSRITFRYNGFTQNGKPKFARFVREKDEY
- a CDS encoding STAS domain-containing protein; this encodes MELRKIELNNSTLTLSIFGDLDASGSRKVQPDIDDVITNDLHPEVEIDFSQVQFLDSSGVGAIVYMFKRLTERERNMRLENVTGQPLEIMNLLRIGHAIPVNSKKAANS
- a CDS encoding riboflavin synthase subunit alpha, which produces MFTGIVQGMATLVAIKKKEMFQTHVIELDGEMAQGLAIGASVAHNGCCLTVTEINGSQISFDLMQATLRLTNLGRLKEGDLVNVERAAKFGDEIGGHSMSGHISLMANIVDVIKTENNRTIWFELPQESMKYVLSKGYIGIDGCSLTIGEVVDNRFSVHLIPETLNRTLFGRREVGDQVNIEFDPQTQAIVDTVERVLASQNK
- a CDS encoding MATE family efflux transporter translates to MHRYKTEASNLIKLATPVLIASVAQTGMGFVDTVMAGGVSAIDMAAVSIAASIWLPSILFGVGLLMALVPVVAQLNGSGRQEKISFEIQQGAVMALLISVPIVGVLFQTQGILNLMDVEPLMAAKTNGYMHAVMYAVPAFLLFQTLRSFTDGMSLTKPAMVIGFIGLLLNIPLNWMFVYGKLGAPALGGVGCGVATAIVYWVMFALLLGYVMTSKRLAKINLFGQFHKPQLKAQIRLFKLGFPVAAALFFEVTLFAVVALLVAPLGPMIVAAHQVAINFSSLVFMLPMSVGAAVSIRVGHKLGENSTEGAKIATHVGILVGLAMSLCTALITVLFREQIALLYTENQAVITIAMQLLLFAAVYQCTDAIQVIAAGALRGYKDMRSIFNRTFIAYWILGLPLGYILGMTDWIVEPMGAHGFWTGFIVGLSSAALLLGLRLRWMHKQEDSVQMAFSER